A window of Variovorax sp. HW608 genomic DNA:
TTAATGGCGGCGCGATCGCACTCGGCCATCCGTTGGGAGCCAGCGGTGCCCGGCTCGTGGCGACGGCGATCAACCAGCTTCACAAAGAAAAGGGTCGCTACGCGCTGTGCACCATGTGCATCGGGGTTGGACAGGGAATTGCGGTCATCCTAGAACGGGTCTAATCCAGCGACCTCTGCCCTGATTGGTGGGGGTTCGCGCTTCAATCGTTCTCCGCCCTACAGGGGCAGTCCCGAGTCGATCAGCTTGATAGTTCGCGCACAATCTTGGCTTTGAAGGGCAACCTGGACGATCCGCTTCGTCCGTGAACCCGAAAGGGAGTCAGTCCGCATCATGCTGAAAACGCTCGATCCTCTGCTTGGGCCGGAGTTGCTCCATGCACTGGCGTCTATGGGTCATGGAGACGAGATCGCCATCGTCGACGCCAACTTTCCTTCAGGCAGCTGCGCCCGTCGGCTGATTCGGATGGACGGATGCGCGGCGCTGCCGGTGGTTCGGGCCGTGCTCACGCTGCTGCCGCTGGACGACTTCGTTGACGCTCCAGTGGCCTCGATGGCAGTGGTCGATGCTCCGCAGACGGTGCCCGAGATCGTGCAGGAATTTCTGCTCGCTGCGCACCACGCCGAAGGCCGAACGGTTGGCGCCGAAGCGCTGCCGCGCGAAGCCTTCTACGAGCGCGCGCGAGGCGCCTTCGCGATTGTGCAAACCGGCGAGGCGCGCTTGTATGGCAATGTACTGTTGCGCAAGGGCGTCGTGCGCCCTGGGGAGCCGGCATCTTGAGCCGGCCAGTCCTCGACAGGCTCCAGGCCGGCTCGCGGCTGGGCCTGGGCTGCGCTCCGCCGCTGGGCAACCTGTTTGCGCTTGTCGCCGGGTCGTAGGCCCTGGCCGCGATTTCCGAAGCCTGGCGGCTGGTCTTCGCCACTTCGATACCGCGCCGCTCTATGGCTACGGCTTGAGCGAGCACCGGCTCGGCAATTTTCTGCGGCAGCAGTCGGGTGATGAAGTCGTCCTGTCCACAAAGGTCAGCAGGTTGTTGAGCGCCGAACCGACCGTGCCGGCTATGTGCAGGGGTTGCCTTTCGCAGCGCGCTACGACTACGGCTTCGATAGCGCTCTGCGCTCGATCGAGGTCAGTCTGCAATGCCTGTGTCTCGCGCGCATCGACATCGCCAATATCCATGGCACCTGCCGTCACATGCACGGCAGCGAGCAGCTAGCGCGCCCAAACGATGCCGAGATGATCAGGGCGCCCACCTTGAACAAGCCGAGGCCTGCGGCAAAGCCGGGTGCATCGTCAGCGTCCGCGCGGCCCGGACCTTCGCTCGAGAAACCAGCACGGCCACTGAAGGTCGCGGACGCCTCGCAGCCGCCAATACCGAAGCGGCCCATGTTCGATGACGAAGAAGCGGACTACCTGCTGGACGCCTCGGAGATGGCGTCTGACGCCGCCATGCAGCCGCCGCGGAGAAAGAGAGCTCAGGCCATGCCAGTACCGGCCGCTCGCGTGGAAGCGCCCGCAAAGTCACCAACACCAGGACCAGCAGCGCCAACGCCGGCGCGAACGGCCGCCCGCATGCTCGCTCCGATGGACCTCATGAACGTTGGGCGCGGCGCCGTCGCCGCATCGACGACGGATTCAAGTCGCAAGGCCGAACGCTCCTCGCTCGTTGCTGGCCAGAAGCCCGAATCTGACGCATTGAGCAAGCCTGTTGGCGGGCCCAGGCCTATGCTCATGTCAGGACCTGCGCCGGAGGTTGCTGCGCGGGCGAATGTAGGTAGAGCATCACCAGATCACGAAGACAGCGAGGGTGCCGCTGCGCGCGCCGATCTACCGCCCGTGATCCTTCAGCACAAGCTCCCGGAGATCCCGGGCCGCGACGAATCGCGGCCACAGCCGGGACCGCTGGCGTTGGACTTCATGCGTTGGCTGCAGCAGTCGTTGGCGTCGCGTGAGCTCAAGTACAACGAGACGGGCGCCGTGGTGCATTTCGTGCCCGAAGGCATGGCGCTGGTGTCGCCCTTGATCTTCAAGATGTTCGCGGCCACGCTGGTGGCCGAGGCCGAGGTTCCGGATCAGGCGAACCGCATCCAGCGCGAAGTCGTGAAGGCGGGCTGGCACATGACCGGTCCCAATCGGACGAACGTCGTGCGGTATTCGGTGATTGGTCGCGGCCATACCGTGGTGAGCCGGCTCGCTGCGGTTGTGCTGGTTGAGCCGGGCCGATGGGTCCAGCCTGTGCCGCCGTCGAACCCGGTGCTCAAGCTCAAGTAGCGTGCAGCCTCAAAGCGCTTTCCACGACGAAGCACTTCGTCCGAGGTGCCGTGTCATCTGTCGACGGACGCTCGCCACGCGAGACCGCCGGCGTCGTTGGTTGACACGGTCTGGGCGACCACTTACAGTGCGGCCGGTGCATCAGCGGGATTGCTGCCTAGTGTTCGCGTCTTGTGCGTTGGTGCCGGCTGGCTTGGCGAGGGCGATGAGCCTTGAATGTGGGACCCTGTTGGGTTCCTTTTTTAGGCCCATCGAAGGCAATACAATCTTTCTTATGTCAAATCTGAAAATCATCATGACCCTGTCCGTGCCGCCGGCCGCGAGCGCTTCAACATCGGTCCCACCGGCAAGACCGCGTCGCGTCGCAGCGAAGCACCCGCAACAATAGTCGCCACGCGTGACGTGAATGTCCGCCCCCACCTTTCGGGCTCCATGGGCGTGGCGAGCGAAGGAGTCACCAAGCATTTGAACCGGGCTGCCAGAGCAGCTCGTGCACGCCGGGTGAGGGAGATGCGAAGCCGCTCCAGCCCATGGGCGGAAGCGGCCTGAACGGGCGTACCACCGTCGCGCACCCTGTCGCCACCGGCGGCCATCGCGGCTCAACGCCGCGCGGGCTCGAGGAGGAATCCGGCGAAGAAGTCGCTCAGTTCATCGCGCGCGGACAGCGGCAGCACGTGCGCGACGTACTGGTCGGGCCGGACCACCACGATCGCGCCAGCGCTGGCGATCCCACGCGCGGCGAAGATGTCGTCGCGCGGGTCGACCGCCCACGCCTTTTCCCAATCCTGCAATCCCAGCGGCCCCGAGCAGGGACGCAGGATCGCGGGTACCGTGCCGATGTCGATCTCGTGGTGGCCGCTGCGGAAGATCCCGTGCACATCGACGATGGCGTCCAGGTCCGCGCCCGCGGGGGCGAAGCGCAGCGCCGGCGAAGCAGGCGATTCGGTGAACCAGCGCGCGAAATCGCGCAGGCCATGCCCGGTGTCGCCGAAGGCGTAGAGGCGCCAGCGCCCGTCGGCGGCGTGGACGTGCCCGAGATGCAGCCGCCTGCCGTCGGCAACCCGGACCACCGGCGAGGAGTGGAAGCGGGTGCCGATCTCGAACCCCGTCGCCAGATGCTGGTAGGTATCGTTCCCGGTCAGCAGCGACGGCTTGTACTTCGTCGCCTGGCCTGCGACGTAACGCAGCTGCCGCCCGTACTCCGCCTGCATCTGCTCGGAAGTCACGCCGCCGCGTTCGGGATGCGCCGGATCGACGGTGGGCTGGGCGATGAAGGCCGACCAGTGCCGGTCGAAGTCGATCAGATCCTGCGCGACCGACTGGCGCTCGGCCGAGTAGCTGTGCAGCAGCGACGGGGGCGAGCGGCCTTCGAGCACCGCGGCGAGCTTCCAGCCCAGGTTGAAGGCGTCCTGAATCGACACGTTCATGCCCTGCCCGGCCTTCGCCGAGTGCGTGTGGCAGGCGTCGCCGGCAATGAACACGTGCGGCAGGCGCCCGCTGGCGTCGCCGACGGCCACGTCATCGAACCGGTCCGTCACCCGCTGGCCCACCTCGTACACCGACGACCACGCGACCGACTTCAGGTCGATCGAGTACGGATGCAGGATCGCGTTCGCGATCGCCGTCATCTGCTCCACCGTGGTCTTGCGGATCTCCGAATCGCCCGCGGGCACCTCGCCGAGATCGACATACAGACGCACCATGGTCCCGCCCTCGCGCGGAATCATCAGCAGGCTGCCCTTGCCCGCGGACTGGATCACGTTCTTGGTGCGCCAGTCGGGAAAGTCGGTGTTCGCGAGCACGTCCATCACGCCCCAGGCATGGTTGGCGGCATCGCCGTGCAGTTCGCGCCCGATCGCACGGCGCACGTTGCTGCGCGCGCCGTCGCAGCCAACGACATACTTGGCGCGCACCGTGAACACCCTGCCCTCTTCAGGGCCGCTCACGTGCCGCAGCGTGACCACCACCGGGTACTCGCCTTCGCCGACCTCGAGGGCGACGCACTCGATGCCGTAGTTGGTGGCAAGCCGGCTCGGCGACTGGGCCATGTAGTCCAGCAGGTACTCCTGCATGCGCGCCTGGTTCACGATGACGTGCGGGAACTCGCTCAGACCCTCGGGGGCATCCGGCACCCACCCGGTGCGCACGATCTTCGAGCGGTCCTGCTCGGACGGGCCCCAGAACCGCACCTCGTTGATCCAGAAGGCCTCGCGCATCAGCGCATCCGCAAGCCCGAAGGTCTGGAAGGTCTCGACCGTGCGCGACGCGACGCCGTCGGCATGGCCCACTTCCAGCGGCCCGGCGCGCCGCTCCACGATGCGGGTGTCGATGTCCGGAAACACCGACAACTGGGCGCCGAGCACCGTGCCTGCGGGGCCCGTACCCACGATCAGCACATCGACTTCGGCGGGAAGCTCCGCCGTCCGGGCGAGCGCCCGAGGCGCGGCAGGGTGGATATCCGGGTCGCCCGGGCGGTATCCGTCGCGATAGAACTGCATGACTCTGCTCCGATTGAAATGAGATGGAAGGATTGAATTGCTACACTTATCGTCCGTGTACTGATGATTAGTGTAGGGGTAGAATGGACTTTCATCAATAAAGGGTTAACCCTGATCCATCCCATGACCCCGACCGATCCAGCGGACATCGATCTCGACACCCTTCCCGGCCACTTCATCCGCCGGCTGCAACAGATCGCGGTCGCGGTGTTCCTGCAGGAAACGGAGCCCTTCGGCGTGACGCCGGTGCAGTACGCCAGCCTTCAGGCGGTGCGACGCCTGCCGGGAGTGGACCAGCGCTCGCTCGCGCGCTCGATCGGGCTCGATACCTCGACGATGGCAGGCGTGATCGACCGGCTGGAATCGCGCGGCCTGATGGTGCGCAGCGCCTCGCCGGACGACCGGCGGGGTCCGGCTGCTCCGCCTGACGGACGAGGGACAGGCCCTGCTCGGCCAAGTCGAGCCGGCCGTGCTACGCGCCCAGACGCGCATGCTCGAACCGTTGCCCAAGAAGGAGCAGCAGGCGTTCATGCGCATGCTGCGCGAGATCGTCAAGGCCAACAACGAACTGAGTCGCGCGCCAAGCCAAGGCTGACGCGAGCCACTCGGCGGACCGGCGTCCGCGGTCGCAGCGGCCGACAGGCATCCGCAGTCAGGTGTCCCTTGCAGCGTCGCAGCGACATCACCTATCGCGAGAAGACTCCCCAGGACAGGGCCCAAGCGTCATAGCCATGCGGCCCCTACGTCCATGGTGCGCGCGCATCGGGTAAACCCTTGACGCGAAGCGCGCGATCGGCTGCTAGCATCAATTTACTTACCGGCCGACAGGCAAAATATGACCAGATTTCCACCTTCCAAGGGAACTCGATGCTGGGCCTGATGCAATCGCGCTCCATGCAGATCTCCGCGCTGCTCGAACATGCGGCCACGCATCACCCGCGCGTCGAGATCGTGTCCCATGTCGACGCGCAGACTTCTGTGCGCAGCTGCTGGAGCGAGGTCGCGCGGCGCGCGCGCCGTCTCGCCTCGGCGCTCGTGGCCCGGGGCATGGAGCCCGGCACTCGGGTCGCGACGCTGGCCTGGAACACCCACCGGCATCTCGAGCTGTATTTCGGCGTCTCGGGCGCCGGCAGCATCCTGCATACGGTCAATCCGCGGCTGTTCCCGGAACAGATCCGCTACATCCTCGATCACGCGGCCGACGAGTACCTGTTCTTCGACCTGAGCTTCGCGCCCCTGGTGGCCGAGCTCGCGCCCTCGCTGCCGCATGTCAAGGCCTTCGTCGCGCTGTGCGAGCCGGCGCAGCTGCCGGCGCTTTCGCTGCCGCGACCCTTGCTCAGCTACGAGGATCTGCTGGCCGGCGGCAACGAAGACTTCGCCTGGCCTGCACTGCCCGAGGACAGCGCCTCCTCGCTCTGCTACACCTCCGGCACCACGGGCCATCCGAAGGGCGTGCTCTACAGCCATCGCTCCACCGTGCTGCACTCGTGGGCCGCCTGCGCCGCCGACGGCCTCGGGCTGCGCGCGCGCGACAGCGTGCTGCTCGCGGTGCCGATGTTCCATGTGAACGCCTGGGGCGTGCCGTACGCCGCGGCGATGTGCGGCGCCAAGCTCGTGCTGCCCGGCCCCGACCTGTCGGGCGCCCGCCTGTTCGCGCTCATGAAGGATGAGGGATGCACGCTGTCGCTCGGCGTGCCGACCGTCTGGCTCGGCTTCTTCCAGCATCTCGAAGCGCTGCCGGAGGCGGCGCGCCGGGGCCTCAAGCTCGACCGCGTGGTGATCGGCGGCTCGGCGGCGCCGCGCGCCATCATCGAGAAATTCGAACGCCTGCTCGGCGCTTATGTGATCCAGGCCTGGGGCATGACCGAGACCAGTCCGCTGGCCACCATCGGCAACCTGCTGCCGGCGCACGAAGCGCTGCCGCTCGACCAGCGATTCGGCATCCAGACGCGCCAGGGCCGCGCGATCTTCGGCGTCGAGATCGCGGTGTTCGACGCCGACGGCCAACGCCTGCCGATCGGCGCAGCCATGGCCGGCGAGCTCAAGGTGCGCGGCCCCTGGGTCGTCTCGGCCTATTACGGCAACGAGCCCGGCTCGGCGCTCGATGCCGATGGCTGGTTCGCCACCGGCGACGTGGCGCTGATCGATGCCGAGGGCTACGTGCAGATCACCGACCGCTCGAAGGACGTGATCAAGTCCGGCGGCGAGTGGATCTCCTCCATCGACCTCGAGAACCTCGCGGTCGGACACCCCGCGGTCAAGGAAGCCGCCGTGATCGGCGTGCGCCACGAGAAGTGGCAGGAGCGGCCGCTGCTGATCGTGGTGCGCAAGGACGGCGCGGCCGCGACCGGCCCCGAGCTGCTGGCCTACATGAAGGACCGCGTGGCGCGCTGGTGGCTGCCCGACGACGTCGTGTTCGTCGACGAGCTGCCGCACACGGCCACCGGCAAGCTGCTGAAGACCCGGTTGCGCGAGCAGTTCGCCTCGCACCGGCTGCCGACCGAACCGCCGGGGGCCTGACAAGACCGCCCCGCCCGCGGCGGCACCCTTCGACCTACACGACAACCCTGGAGACAACCATGCAGACGATTCCCCTGGCCCGCCTTGCGCTCGCCGCTTCACTCGCACTCGCGGCATGCGCGGGCGCACAGGCCCAGGTCAGCGACGATGTGGTGCGCATCGGCGTCATGGCCGACCAGACCGGCCCCTACTCCGCCAACGGCGGCCCGGGCTCCTCGCTGGCCGTGCGCATGGCGGTCGAGGACTTCGGCGGCAAGGTGCTCGGCAAGCCGATCGAGGTGCTCGTGGCCGACGACCAGAACAAGCCCGACGTCGGCCTGAACATCGCCCGCAAGTGGCTCGACGTCGACAAGGTCGACGCCATCGTCGGCGGCTCGGCTTCGTCGATCGCGCTCGGCGTGAGCTCGCTGATGCGCGAGCGCAGCAAGCCCTATCTGGTGGCCGGCACCGTCACGGCGGACCTCACGAACAAGGCCTGCTCGCCGATGAACGTCCAGTTCCTGACCGACACCTACGCGCTGCCCAAGGCGGGCGTGCAGGCACTCATGAAGCAGGGCATCAAGAGCTTCTACTTCATCACCGTCGACTACGCCTTCGGCCAGGCCTTCCAGGAGGACGCGACCCGCTTCATCCAGGCCGCCGGCGGCAAGGTCGTCGGATCGGTCAAGCACCCGCTGGGCACGACCGACTTCTCCTCCTACCTGCTGCAGGCCCAGGCGAGCGGCGCGCAGGCGATCGTGATCCTGAACGCCGGGCTGGACCTCTCGAATGCCCTGAAGCAGGCCGCCGAATACAAGCTGACGCGCAGCGGGCAGACGGTGTCGGTGTTCGGCATGACGATCAACAGCGTGTCCGCGATGGGCCAGGACGTCGCGCAGGGCCTGCAGCTCACGGTGCCCTTCTACTGGGATCGCGACGATGCCTCGCGCGCCTGGTCCAAGCGCTTCATGGAACGCTACAAGAACGGCGTGCCGACCTATATCCATGCCGGCGCCTACAGCGCCACGCTGCACTACCTCAACGCGGTCAAGGCGGCGGGCACCGACGAAGGCAAGGCGGTGGCGGCGAAGATGCACGAGCTGCCGGTCAACGACTTCTTCTCGAAGGACGTCAAGGTGCGCGAGGACGGCCAGGTGATGCGCCCGGTATATGCGGTGCAGGTGAAGAAGCCCTCGGAGTCCAAGGGCCCCTACGACTTCTACAAGGTCGTCGCCGAGATCCCGCCCGAGCAGACCTGGCGCCCGGCGAGCGAAAGCGCCTGCGACCTGCTCAAGAGCAAGTAAGCGCAGCG
This region includes:
- a CDS encoding conjugal transfer nickase/helicase domain-containing protein — protein: MPFAARYDYGFDSALRSIEVSLQCLCLARIDIANIHGTCRHMHGSEQLARPNDAEMIRAPTLNKPRPAAKPGASSASARPGPSLEKPARPLKVADASQPPIPKRPMFDDEEADYLLDASEMASDAAMQPPRRKRAQAMPVPAARVEAPAKSPTPGPAAPTPARTAARMLAPMDLMNVGRGAVAASTTDSSRKAERSSLVAGQKPESDALSKPVGGPRPMLMSGPAPEVAARANVGRASPDHEDSEGAAARADLPPVILQHKLPEIPGRDESRPQPGPLALDFMRWLQQSLASRELKYNETGAVVHFVPEGMALVSPLIFKMFAATLVAEAEVPDQANRIQREVVKAGWHMTGPNRTNVVRYSVIGRGHTVVSRLAAVVLVEPGRWVQPVPPSNPVLKLK
- a CDS encoding RbsD/FucU family protein, whose protein sequence is MLKTLDPLLGPELLHALASMGHGDEIAIVDANFPSGSCARRLIRMDGCAALPVVRAVLTLLPLDDFVDAPVASMAVVDAPQTVPEIVQEFLLAAHHAEGRTVGAEALPREAFYERARGAFAIVQTGEARLYGNVLLRKGVVRPGEPAS
- a CDS encoding long-chain-fatty-acid--CoA ligase; translated protein: MLGLMQSRSMQISALLEHAATHHPRVEIVSHVDAQTSVRSCWSEVARRARRLASALVARGMEPGTRVATLAWNTHRHLELYFGVSGAGSILHTVNPRLFPEQIRYILDHAADEYLFFDLSFAPLVAELAPSLPHVKAFVALCEPAQLPALSLPRPLLSYEDLLAGGNEDFAWPALPEDSASSLCYTSGTTGHPKGVLYSHRSTVLHSWAACAADGLGLRARDSVLLAVPMFHVNAWGVPYAAAMCGAKLVLPGPDLSGARLFALMKDEGCTLSLGVPTVWLGFFQHLEALPEAARRGLKLDRVVIGGSAAPRAIIEKFERLLGAYVIQAWGMTETSPLATIGNLLPAHEALPLDQRFGIQTRQGRAIFGVEIAVFDADGQRLPIGAAMAGELKVRGPWVVSAYYGNEPGSALDADGWFATGDVALIDAEGYVQITDRSKDVIKSGGEWISSIDLENLAVGHPAVKEAAVIGVRHEKWQERPLLIVVRKDGAAATGPELLAYMKDRVARWWLPDDVVFVDELPHTATGKLLKTRLREQFASHRLPTEPPGA
- a CDS encoding FAD-dependent monooxygenase, with the protein product MQFYRDGYRPGDPDIHPAAPRALARTAELPAEVDVLIVGTGPAGTVLGAQLSVFPDIDTRIVERRAGPLEVGHADGVASRTVETFQTFGLADALMREAFWINEVRFWGPSEQDRSKIVRTGWVPDAPEGLSEFPHVIVNQARMQEYLLDYMAQSPSRLATNYGIECVALEVGEGEYPVVVTLRHVSGPEEGRVFTVRAKYVVGCDGARSNVRRAIGRELHGDAANHAWGVMDVLANTDFPDWRTKNVIQSAGKGSLLMIPREGGTMVRLYVDLGEVPAGDSEIRKTTVEQMTAIANAILHPYSIDLKSVAWSSVYEVGQRVTDRFDDVAVGDASGRLPHVFIAGDACHTHSAKAGQGMNVSIQDAFNLGWKLAAVLEGRSPPSLLHSYSAERQSVAQDLIDFDRHWSAFIAQPTVDPAHPERGGVTSEQMQAEYGRQLRYVAGQATKYKPSLLTGNDTYQHLATGFEIGTRFHSSPVVRVADGRRLHLGHVHAADGRWRLYAFGDTGHGLRDFARWFTESPASPALRFAPAGADLDAIVDVHGIFRSGHHEIDIGTVPAILRPCSGPLGLQDWEKAWAVDPRDDIFAARGIASAGAIVVVRPDQYVAHVLPLSARDELSDFFAGFLLEPARR
- a CDS encoding ABC transporter substrate-binding protein, whose protein sequence is MQTIPLARLALAASLALAACAGAQAQVSDDVVRIGVMADQTGPYSANGGPGSSLAVRMAVEDFGGKVLGKPIEVLVADDQNKPDVGLNIARKWLDVDKVDAIVGGSASSIALGVSSLMRERSKPYLVAGTVTADLTNKACSPMNVQFLTDTYALPKAGVQALMKQGIKSFYFITVDYAFGQAFQEDATRFIQAAGGKVVGSVKHPLGTTDFSSYLLQAQASGAQAIVILNAGLDLSNALKQAAEYKLTRSGQTVSVFGMTINSVSAMGQDVAQGLQLTVPFYWDRDDASRAWSKRFMERYKNGVPTYIHAGAYSATLHYLNAVKAAGTDEGKAVAAKMHELPVNDFFSKDVKVREDGQVMRPVYAVQVKKPSESKGPYDFYKVVAEIPPEQTWRPASESACDLLKSK